The sequence below is a genomic window from Flagellimonas marinaquae.
ACGAGATTGATATAGAATTTGACAACAGCCCCAGTATGGTTTCCGCCTATACCCGGTTCGGAGACAGAAAAAACAGTTGGGGATGGAGCTGGGGAAAACGCAAAAGTGTTAGCGTGCAGGTAAACTACACCATAAAGTTGCCCGTAAAGAACAGTGTTAACCTTAGCAACGACTATGGCAGCATAATCTTGGATAGGATCGATGGCCATGCAAAAATAAGCTGCGACTATGGGAAAATGGATATTGGGGAACTTCGTGGACGAAATAACGAACTAAGGTTCGATTATACCTCTAAATCTACCTTTGATTATATCAACAGTGCCGAAATTGTTGCAGATTACTCTGGGTTTACCATTGAAAAAGCCGGAAACCTAATCGTAAAGGCAGACTACACGAATGCAACCGTTGAGGAAATGGAAAATTTGGAATATTCCAGCGATTATGGCTCCATTGATGTAAGAAACGTGAAAAACGTGAACGGTAACGGAGACTATATTGGTGTAAAACTGGGCGATGTGCATGGCAATGTATCCATTACCAGCGACTATGGCTCCATCAGAATAGACCGATTGGCACCCGATGCCGGAAATGTGGAAATACGTTCAGATTACACCGGAATCAAAATTGGGTACGATCCCGGATATTATTTCGATTTTGAAATCACGACCGAGTACGCCGGTGTTAGCGGTAAGGATGATTTTGAGATCAACATCAGCAAAGAAAGATCATCAGAAAAGTATTATAGCGGCCACTACGGCAAAGCAAACTCAGGAAACAGAGTGAGCATAAACAGTGAATACGGCGGCGTCTCATTTTATCAAAATTAACATCAAATCAAAACAGCTTTAAACACAGAATCATGAAAAAACTAATAACACTGACACTTGCATTGGGCATTATTTCTTCTGCCAGTGCACAATGGGGAAAAAGAATCAAAGGAAATGGCAACGTGGTTACCATAGAACGTTCCGTAGGCGATTACGACGAGGTGGCCATGGCCGGATGGTTCGATGTGGAATTGGTTTCCGGAAACGAAGGCGAATTAACCCTCAAGGGGGAATCCAACCTTTTGGAATACATCAAGACGGAAGTTAAAAACGGTAAATTGGTTATCAAAGTGGCCAAAGGTGTCAACCTGAGGCCCTCCAATTGGAAGAGCGGCATTTACGTTACCGTTCCTGTGGAATCCATTAATGCCGTTAGTCTTTCTGGATCGGGAGATTTAGTAGGAAAAACTACCATAAGAGCCAATAACTTCAGTGCTGCCATGTCGGGGTCCGGCGATGTAAGCCTTGTGGTAGAAGCCGATGAAGTGGATGCTTCCTTATCCGGATCCGGAGATATAAACCTTTCTGGCAGTACAACGGACTTTACGGTTTCCGTATCGGGGTCTGGAGACATAAAAGCCTACGACCTTGAGGCCGATTTTGTAAGAGCGACTGTTTCCGGTTCTGCGGACATACGGGTAACCGCCAACCAATCCATAGACGCCAGAGTATCAGGTTCCGGAGACATCCATTATCGCGGAAATCCAAAAAAGATAAAATCAAAAGCTTCTGGGTCCGGAGACATTACCAAAGGATAATACCGAGTTTATTTCATCAATCAAAGAATAAAGAGGCCCTAATAATATTAGGGCCTCTTTATATTCTCAAATTCGATGCTTCTTACTATATTGAGAACGTATTTGGTTTTAAATGAATCATTTATCGAACGTCCCAAATTTTATGAAAATGAAAAATACTTATAAGGTAATCGCCTACAAGAATCCATTTTTTATAATTCAAACACTCCAGGTCTTGTTTGTATCCGGTTTACTCCTGAATTCATTACGATATTCAGATAATTTGGTCATCAGTATCATTTTGGTATCGGTTGCCCTGCTGGGTGTTTTTTATGTCTTCCATAATGCAACTTCCAAGATTTATATATTTGACAAACATATTTTGATTGGATCTATTCTTCACAAAAAGAAAATCAACATTGAGGATGTTACGGCCGTCCATATTTGTCGTCGTAGATTGTACACCACAGATTATTTGAACAAGTCGCTGGCCACAAGTTTAAACTGGATACACTTGTCTACAAAAAATACTCGAAAAGGAGCAATTTTTCAATATAACGAACCTTTGTATGATGCACTAAAATCCATCGTATCCAAATCCCAATACGCCTGACTAAGCTATTTTGTTTTTTTGCCCACTCTTAAAAGTAATATTATCCCAACCAAAAAGAACAAGCCCAAAAATATGGTGCTATTTCGCATGCTTCCCGTAAGCTGTGCCACAATACCATACATTAAGGTTCCGATTATAATACCAATTTTTTCGGAGACATCGTAAAAACTAAAAAACGATGTGGTATCCGTGGTCTCCGGCAAAAATTTGGAGTATGTGGAACGGGAAAGTGCTTGAATCCCGCCCATCACCACACCGACCAAGCCTGCAGCAATGTAAAAATCCATCGGGGTCTGAAGAAAATATGCATACACGCATAACATGGCCCAAATAATATTGATCATCACGAGAGTTCTAATATTTCCAAAAGCCTTTGATGCCCATGCTGTTACCGTTGCCCCAAGTATGGCTACAATTTGAATAAGCAAAATACTTACAATTAGGCCTGTTGTACGTTCATTGTCCGAACCCCACATAATTTCTTCTTCTCCAAAATAAGTGGCGATCAACATAATGGTCTGCACAGCCATACTATAAACAAAAAATGCTCCCAAATAGCGTTTTAAACGCCTATTTTTTCCCAATTGATGCCAAACCAGCTTTAACTCCTTAAAACCATTTAATATAATGTGATCTCGTTTTCCCTCTCTTTTATAACCTTTGGGCAGGTGGGCAAATGTGTACTGACTAAAGAGTATCCACCAAATACCAACCGAAATGAAGGAATATTTCATAGCCTTTATTTCAGCGATTTCCCCTCCGTTGTCGGAAATTCCAAAAAAATCCGGTTTCATTACCATGGCAAGATTAAAAACAAGAAGAATTACACTGCCAATATACCCCAGTGAGAATCCTTTTGCACTGATTCTATCTTGTTGTTCGGGATATGCAATATCCGGCAGGTAGGAATTGTTGATGGCAAAACTGACCCAAAAACCGACAAGTCCGAAGAAATAACAAGCCAGGCCAAAATAAATGTGCTCCAAAGAAAACCAGTACAGTCCAATACAAGAGGCCGCACCCAAATAACAGAAGAATTTGAGAAATATTTTTTTGTTCCCCAAATAATCGGCTACCCCGGAAATGAGCGGGGTAATTATGGCAATAAAAACAAAGGCTAAAGAAGTAACATAACTGATCAAGGGTGCACGAGCTATTTCTCCACCAAAAATTGTGACCGTTTCTATGCCGGCAGTCCTAAACAGCAGACCGTAAAAAAGTGGAAAAATGGCCGAGGAAATTACCAGGCTGTAAACTGAATTCGCCCAATCGTAAAACGCCCAAGCATTCAACAGTTTTTTACTTCCTTTCAGTGCCAATGTTTGCGCCATACTTCTGTTTTAAAAATAAAAAGTCATTCCCATGCATCTTGGAATGACTTTTTTAAACTCTTCAATTGATAAATGCCCATTATTTAAACGAGGTGACCCCAAATTTTCTTGCCTCTTGTTTAGCGGCCGGGGCCCATGCCGTCAAATTATTGATCCTGGTGTCGTTGGATGGGTGCGTACTTAAAAACTCGGGGGGCGCCTGACCTCCAGATGCTTCTTTCATACGTTTCCAAAGTTGGGCGGCCTCATCGGGATTGTATCCTGCAATGGCCATGATCTGAAGTCCAATCCTATCCGCTTCGGTCTCATGGTTTCGGCTAAAGGGCAACATGCCCAGCACATTGCTGCCAACACCATAAGCTTGCATAAAAGCATTTTGTACCTCTGGCGATTTTTTACTGGTCGCAATTGCCGCGCCCATGGCACCGACTTGCTGCAAGGTACCGGCGCTCATTCTTTGGGCACCATGATCGGCCAGTGCATGTGCTACTTCGTGCCCCATTACCACAGCTATGCCGGTTTCATTTTTGGTAATGGGCAAAATTCCCGTATAAAAAACAATTTTACCGCCCGGCATACACCACGCGTTCACGGTTTCGTCCTCTACCAAGTTATATTCCCATTGGTAATCCTTTAAATACCCAGGGTAACCATTGGCATTGAGCCAACGTTCCGCTGCCGATGCTATACGCTGGCCGACCCTTGTGATCATTTCTACCTCCGAGGTACCCTTTACCACTTTGTTCGACCCCAAAAATTCATCATACTGGGCAAAAGCCATGGGGAACATTTGGCTATTACTATAAAAGTTGAGTGTGCTCTTTCCTGTAAACGGGTTGGTTTTACAAGCCATCACTATCAACAGTATCAGAATTAATAGAAAAATCTTTTTCATTTGATCGATCTTGTTTTCTCTGTAAATTACAAAATTTTATTTTCCAAAAATATGAAGCTCCGTGAAATCCTTGCTTACTTCAATAGTGTTGTTCCCATTGAGTTTGATTTCGTCCAGTCCAACTTCCTCATTATCCAGTTCCACACTGTCTATTTCAAAGGGCAATCCGTGGAACGTCATTACAAAGTTATGGTATGGCGTAATATAATTACCATCCTTAAACTGTTGTATGATCAATTCGTTCTCCTTGCCCGTGAATTTAAATCGTCTTAAACTGTATCGGCCCTTTTTGTAATCGTAGCCTTCTTGATGGTCTTCGTATACTTCGGAATTTTCCGTTCCCGATTTAAAATAAACATCTATGGCCAATTTTTCTATCTCCTTTTCCCCCACATATTGTTGAACAGGATATTTGGGTATCATGGCTCCTTCTTTTACAAAAAGTGGTATACGGTCTAGTTCTGCGGAAACCCAACGCTCCACTCCTCCTTCGACCATCTCATCCGTCCAATAATTATACCAGTTCCCTTTAGGGAAATACATTCGTCTTCCCAAAGAGTTCGGTTCTTGTACGGGGCACACCAACAATTGTTTACCAAAAATAAACTCATCTGTCCGGAAGTGAGTCTGCACATCGTCTTGATCATAAAAAACCAAGGATTGAAGCATGGGAAAACCTTCCTTGATATAATTATAGAACATCGTATATAGG
It includes:
- a CDS encoding head GIN domain-containing protein, which gives rise to MKKLITLTLALGIISSASAQWGKRIKGNGNVVTIERSVGDYDEVAMAGWFDVELVSGNEGELTLKGESNLLEYIKTEVKNGKLVIKVAKGVNLRPSNWKSGIYVTVPVESINAVSLSGSGDLVGKTTIRANNFSAAMSGSGDVSLVVEADEVDASLSGSGDINLSGSTTDFTVSVSGSGDIKAYDLEADFVRATVSGSADIRVTANQSIDARVSGSGDIHYRGNPKKIKSKASGSGDITKG
- a CDS encoding MFS transporter, which produces MAQTLALKGSKKLLNAWAFYDWANSVYSLVISSAIFPLFYGLLFRTAGIETVTIFGGEIARAPLISYVTSLAFVFIAIITPLISGVADYLGNKKIFLKFFCYLGAASCIGLYWFSLEHIYFGLACYFFGLVGFWVSFAINNSYLPDIAYPEQQDRISAKGFSLGYIGSVILLVFNLAMVMKPDFFGISDNGGEIAEIKAMKYSFISVGIWWILFSQYTFAHLPKGYKREGKRDHIILNGFKELKLVWHQLGKNRRLKRYLGAFFVYSMAVQTIMLIATYFGEEEIMWGSDNERTTGLIVSILLIQIVAILGATVTAWASKAFGNIRTLVMINIIWAMLCVYAYFLQTPMDFYIAAGLVGVVMGGIQALSRSTYSKFLPETTDTTSFFSFYDVSEKIGIIIGTLMYGIVAQLTGSMRNSTIFLGLFFLVGIILLLRVGKKTK
- a CDS encoding M48 family metallopeptidase: MKKIFLLILILLIVMACKTNPFTGKSTLNFYSNSQMFPMAFAQYDEFLGSNKVVKGTSEVEMITRVGQRIASAAERWLNANGYPGYLKDYQWEYNLVEDETVNAWCMPGGKIVFYTGILPITKNETGIAVVMGHEVAHALADHGAQRMSAGTLQQVGAMGAAIATSKKSPEVQNAFMQAYGVGSNVLGMLPFSRNHETEADRIGLQIMAIAGYNPDEAAQLWKRMKEASGGQAPPEFLSTHPSNDTRINNLTAWAPAAKQEARKFGVTSFK